A genomic window from Carassius gibelio isolate Cgi1373 ecotype wild population from Czech Republic chromosome A11, carGib1.2-hapl.c, whole genome shotgun sequence includes:
- the LOC128022455 gene encoding integrin beta-6 → MGIVSLYLVLHFWLVTVGGTCSQFNALSCDECLQLGPQCAWCTLQNFTDFFSINERCDTPEALLQKGCSGEFVEFPVTNVKVLKDQGLGKRASHTNVSYIAPQKMRLQLRPGSQLTFQILVQEPEDHPVDIYYLMDLSASMIDDLKMIKDLGSTLSKEMAKLTSKFRLGFGSFVEKPVLPFIKITDEELANPCRSVDYECLPTFGYRHLLSLTSSTDKFNEIISKQRVSANIDVPEGGFDAIMQAAVCGDRIGWQNNSMKLLVFVSDADSHFGMDSKMSGIVVPNDGECYLDDNNEYSMTAQLEYPTLGQLVDKLVENNILLIFAVTENQRQNYENYASLIPGATVGVLASDSRNILELIMNSYKELRSEIDLEVLGNTEGLQISFTALCQDGTIIPGGKKCSNVKAGDVVSFNVTVELKSCLAGPRRFSLRPVGFQDALEMELESQCACDCHQTPEANSAFCSRGRGALDCGACVCDPGFVGPKCECTEGQEQISDCRAHEGAEMCSGLGECFCGQCVCHPSSFGRVYGPYCECDNFSCLRFRGELCGGHGECDCGECVCHSGWMGEFCNCSTSSNSCVSPDGSICSGRGKCVCGKCECSVPGASGEWCQRCSTCGDICSLPRTCVECYLKAKDPLDECALKCNSLHATVSNSTDFEESRATLCTLQSEDHCLLSFSLVDRDHGSIIYNPKLYDCPEPPNAPLIALGVCMSVLIIGIMLLVIWKFLISVHDRKEVAKFEAEKAKAKWQSGTNPLFRSSTSTFKNVTYKSAGQQKTFF, encoded by the exons ATGGGGATTGTTTCACTTTACCTTGTCCTTCACTTCTGGCTCGTCACTGTCGGAG GGACGTGTTCTCAATTTAACGCTCTCTCCTGTGACGAGTGTCTGCAGCTGGGGCCACAGTGCGCCTGGTGCACACTACAG AATTTCACCGACTTTTTCTCAATCAACGAGAGATGCGACACACCAGAGGCTCTTCTTCAGAAGGGATGCTCCGGCGAATTTGTGGAGTTCCCCGTCACGAATGTCAAAGTGCTGAAGGATCAAGGCTTAGGAAAGCGTGCCAGCCACACTAATGTTTCATACATCGCACCGCAGAAGATGCGCCTCCAGCTTAGGCCAG GAAGTCAGCTGACCTTTCAAATTCTAGTGCAGGAACCGGAGGACCATCCGGTGGACATTTATTACCTCATGGACCTTTCAGCATCTATGATTGATGATCTGAAAATGATCAAAGACTTGGGATCGACGCTCTCCAAAGAGATGGCTAAGCTTACAAGCAAATTCAGACTAGGATTCGGTTCTTTTGTGGAGAAACCAGTTCTGCCTTTCATCAAGATAACAGACGAAGAATTGGCCAATCCCTGCAG GAGTGTTGATTATGAATGTCTCCCCACATTTGGATACAGACATCTTCTGTCATTAACAAGCAGTACTGACAAGTTTAATGAGATCATCTCAAAGCAGCGGGTATCGGCGAACATCGACGTTCCAGAGGGCGGTTTTGACGCCATCATGCAGGCTGCTGTGTGCGGG GACAGGATTGGCTGGCAGAACAATTCCATGAAGCTGCTGGTGTTTGTGAGCGATGCAGATTCTCATTTTGGGATGGACAGCAAAATGTCCGGCATCGTTGTCCCCAATGACGGAGAGTGTTACCTGGATGACAACAATGAGTATTCCATGACTGCCCAACTG GAGTATCCAACATTGGGGCAGCTTGTCGACAAACTGGTTGAAAACAATATCCTCCTCATATTCGCTGTGACTGAAAATCAGAGACAGAACTATGAG AATTATGCAAGTCTGATTCCTGGTGCTACTGTGGGGGTGTTGGCATCCGATTCAAGGAACATTCTGGAACTCATCATGAACTCATATAAG gaaCTGAGATCAGAGATCGATCTGGAGGTTCTGGGCAACACTGAGGGTCTGCAGATTTCCTTCACAGCACTCTGTCAGGATGGGACCATCATCCCCGGAGGGAAAAAATGCTCCAATGTCAAAGCTGGTGATGTG GTATCTTTTAATGTTACTGTTGAGTTAAAAAGCTGTCTTGCCGGTCCACGGAGGTTTTCCTTGCGGCCTGTGGGTTTCCAAGATGCTCTGGAGATGGAACTGGAGTCTCAGTGTGCGTGTGACTGTCATCAAACCCCTGAAGCGAACAGTGCCTTCTGCAGCCGAGGCCGCGGGGCGCTGGATTGTGGCGCCTGTGTGTGTGATCCAGGCTTTGTGGGGCCAAAGTGTGAATGCACAGAGGGTCAAGAACAAATCAGTGACTGCAG GGCACACGAAGGTGCGGAGATGTGCAGCGGCCTGGGCGAGTGTTTCTGCGGACAGTGTGTGTGTCACCCGTCTAGTTTCGGTCGTGTGTACGGGCCGTACTGCGAGTGCGACAACTTTTCCTGCCTCAGGTTCAGAGGAGAGCTTTGCGGAG gtcaCGGGGAATGTGACTGTGgcgagtgtgtgtgtcacagcgGTTGGATGGGAGAGTTCTGTAACTGCAGCACCAGCAGCAACTCATGCGTGTCTCCGGATGGCTCCATCTGCAGCGGACGgggcaagtgtgtgtgtgggaagtGTGAGTGTAGCGTTCCCGGAGCCTCAGGAGAGTGGTGCCAAAGGTGCTCAACCTGTGGAGATATCTGTAGCTTACCCAG GACTTGTGTGGAGTGTTACCTCAAAGCTAAGGACCCATTGGACGAGTGTGCCTTGAAGTGCAACTCCCTACATGCAACTGTCAGCAATTCCACAG ATTTTGAAGAGAGTCGGGCGACACTGTGCACCTTACAGAGCGAGGACCACTGTCTACTGTCTTTCAGCTTGGTGGACCGTGATCATGGCAGCATCATTTACAACCCCAAGCTTTACG ACTGCCCTGAGCCGCCAAACGCTCCGTTGATCGCTCTGGGCGTGTGCATGTCTGTCCTCATTATTGGCATTATGCTCCTTGTGATCTGGAAGTTTCTTATTTCAGTCCATGACCGGAAAGAGGTTGCCAAGTTTGAGGCAGAGAAGGCAAAAGCAAAATGGCAGTCG GGCACGAATCCTTTATTCAGGAGCTCGACgtcaacatttaaaaatgtgaccTACAAAAGCGCAGGACAGCAGAAGACTTTTTTTTAG